In Corynebacterium endometrii, one DNA window encodes the following:
- a CDS encoding YczE/YyaS/YitT family protein, with translation MAPYATVTRRYTASFIGICIGMAGTAIISLSALGTSPISSTMFALSLATPLSFGGWTFVLNALFIVAQLAILRKKFPKSGWLQIPALLVASVVLDFWMWLFSWIETDSYLLSLLTVIAGIVVAGGGLSLLVASKAIYMPGEGLVAAISETLNKPFPRIKVVFDLCNVVVALILCIALVGNFEAVREATIISAFGIGFVIGRFIPLAAKIVGPLPVVLQETK, from the coding sequence ATGGCTCCGTATGCAACCGTCACTCGCCGCTATACAGCGTCTTTCATAGGCATCTGCATCGGCATGGCCGGCACGGCGATTATTTCTCTATCTGCGTTGGGCACGTCTCCAATATCCTCGACGATGTTTGCTCTATCACTAGCTACACCACTGTCATTTGGCGGCTGGACGTTCGTGCTCAACGCTCTGTTCATCGTGGCACAGTTAGCGATTCTCAGAAAGAAATTCCCCAAGTCCGGATGGCTTCAAATCCCTGCTCTGCTCGTGGCAAGCGTGGTACTCGACTTCTGGATGTGGCTCTTTTCCTGGATAGAGACAGATAGTTACCTTCTCAGTTTGCTTACTGTAATTGCAGGAATTGTGGTGGCTGGGGGTGGATTATCTTTATTGGTGGCTTCAAAGGCCATCTACATGCCCGGGGAAGGCCTCGTGGCCGCTATTTCTGAAACGCTAAATAAACCGTTTCCCCGAATCAAGGTCGTATTCGATCTGTGCAACGTGGTGGTGGCACTCATCCTATGCATCGCGCTCGTTGGAAACTTCGAGGCTGTGCGAGAAGCTACTATCATTTCAGCGTTTGGTATCGGCTTTGTCATTGGCCGCTTTATCCCTCTGGCTGCCAAGATAGTAGGACCGTTGCCCGTGGTGTTACAGGAAACTAAGTAA
- the dmpG gene encoding 4-hydroxy-2-oxovalerate aldolase, which produces MTKIRLNDTTLRDGSHAVRHQYTEEQVRKVVRALDDAGVEMMEVSHGDGLGGSTFNYGFSKTNEMDLISAAVDEAKNTKIAFLCLPGVGSAEDMEEATKRGARACRIATHSTEADVSIQHFEKARELGLETGGFLMLSHRLDPAGLAKQARIMVDAGCQCVFVVDSAGYLIGQEAADRVKAVYEEIGGEAQVGFHGHQNLGFGVANSLLAVQNGATQIDGTLYGLGAGAGNAPIEVLATVFERRGIDFGDVNVKAVQDAAEDVLKPMVSRLPMMDRGSIVQGQVGVYNSFLLHAERASERYGVPAQEILAEVGRRGYVGGQEDMIIEVALALQGQN; this is translated from the coding sequence ATGACCAAGATTCGTCTAAATGACACCACCCTGCGTGACGGTTCCCACGCTGTACGCCACCAGTACACCGAGGAACAGGTTCGCAAGGTAGTCCGCGCCCTTGATGACGCAGGCGTGGAAATGATGGAAGTTTCCCACGGCGACGGCCTGGGAGGTTCCACCTTTAACTACGGCTTCTCCAAAACCAACGAGATGGACCTCATCTCCGCGGCGGTAGATGAGGCTAAGAACACCAAGATCGCCTTCCTCTGCCTGCCAGGTGTTGGTTCCGCTGAGGACATGGAAGAGGCAACCAAACGCGGTGCCCGCGCCTGCCGTATCGCTACCCACTCCACCGAGGCCGACGTTTCCATCCAGCACTTCGAGAAGGCTCGGGAACTCGGCTTGGAGACCGGCGGCTTCCTCATGCTCTCCCACCGTCTAGACCCAGCAGGGCTGGCGAAGCAAGCCCGCATCATGGTCGACGCAGGTTGCCAGTGCGTGTTCGTCGTTGACTCCGCCGGCTATCTCATCGGACAGGAGGCAGCGGACCGCGTGAAGGCTGTGTACGAGGAGATTGGCGGCGAGGCACAGGTTGGTTTCCATGGACACCAGAACCTGGGTTTCGGCGTCGCTAACTCCTTGTTGGCGGTGCAAAACGGTGCTACGCAGATTGATGGCACCCTTTACGGCCTGGGTGCTGGTGCCGGAAACGCTCCGATTGAGGTACTGGCTACCGTCTTCGAGCGCCGCGGCATTGATTTTGGCGATGTTAACGTCAAGGCGGTTCAGGATGCTGCCGAAGATGTGCTCAAACCAATGGTCTCCCGCCTGCCAATGATGGACCGTGGTTCCATTGTCCAGGGCCAGGTTGGCGTGTACAACTCCTTCCTGTTGCATGCTGAGCGTGCATCCGAGCGCTACGGCGTTCCAGCCCAAGAAATTCTGGCCGAGGTTGGCCGACGCGGTTACGTTGGTGGCCAGGAGGACATGATTATCGAGGTTGCATTGGCTTTGCAAGGTCAGAACTAA
- a CDS encoding acetaldehyde dehydrogenase (acetylating), whose product MAKKLIAAIVGPGNIGTDLMIKIQRNSEKFDLQYMVGVQESEGLKRAREAGLKASAEGVEWLLKQEPKPDVVFEATSAKAHEYNAPLYKEAGIRAIDLTPAAIGPYMCPAVGLDNLGDMDNVNMITCGGQATTPIVHAVSSVAEVEYAEIVASIASLSAGPGTRANIDEFTETTSKALEVIGGAKKGKAIIILNPVEPPMLMRNTVYCSLPAEAGVPGELQDKIREAIKKRVEEVQEYVPGYHLTSEPQFDEARDDWNGWARVTVLIEVKGAADYLPEYAGNLDIITSAAVATADRLAEIIEA is encoded by the coding sequence ATGGCTAAAAAACTTATTGCTGCGATTGTCGGGCCCGGCAATATCGGTACCGACCTGATGATCAAAATCCAGCGTAACTCTGAAAAGTTTGACCTCCAATACATGGTGGGCGTTCAGGAATCTGAGGGCTTAAAGCGCGCCCGAGAAGCAGGCCTTAAAGCATCCGCCGAGGGCGTAGAGTGGCTGCTTAAGCAGGAGCCAAAGCCGGACGTAGTCTTCGAGGCAACGTCCGCCAAGGCTCACGAATACAACGCGCCGTTATACAAAGAAGCCGGCATCCGTGCCATTGACCTAACCCCCGCCGCAATTGGCCCATACATGTGCCCCGCTGTAGGCCTCGATAACCTCGGCGACATGGATAATGTGAACATGATTACCTGTGGTGGCCAGGCAACCACCCCAATTGTTCACGCCGTGTCCTCCGTGGCTGAAGTTGAATATGCTGAGATTGTTGCGTCCATCGCGTCCCTTTCCGCTGGCCCTGGCACCCGCGCAAATATTGACGAGTTCACGGAGACTACTTCCAAGGCCCTCGAAGTAATTGGTGGTGCTAAGAAGGGTAAGGCAATCATCATCCTTAACCCAGTAGAGCCACCAATGCTCATGCGCAACACCGTGTACTGCTCCCTTCCAGCAGAGGCAGGCGTACCGGGTGAGCTGCAAGACAAGATCCGCGAAGCCATCAAGAAGCGTGTTGAGGAAGTCCAGGAGTATGTCCCTGGTTACCACCTAACCTCCGAGCCGCAGTTCGACGAGGCTCGCGATGATTGGAATGGCTGGGCCCGCGTGACCGTTCTCATCGAGGTCAAGGGCGCAGCAGATTACCTGCCTGAGTACGCAGGCAACCTAGACATCATCACCTCCGCAGCAGTGGCAACCGCTGACCGTCTCGCAGAAATCATCGAAGCGTAA
- a CDS encoding 2-keto-4-pentenoate hydratase produces MATQDQIESIAADLFAAYTSKEPIQPPREIIEDMTVADAYAIQQWQEKAFEAKGDKVVGRKIGLTSLAMQKQLGVDSPDFGFFTESLLFSSDEAIAVDQFISPKVEPELGFKLAKDLAPNSSFEEVLNAIESVHLAIEIIDSRVRDWDIRLVDTVADNASCGAIVLDPEPANIPLEELTAVPARMLIGGEVAGEGTGEAVMGHPVKPIAWLTEILGEMGTTLKAGDIILSGSFCGAAPVVAGQEVIVDYGPYGTLTTSFK; encoded by the coding sequence ATGGCTACACAGGACCAGATTGAGTCCATCGCAGCTGACCTTTTTGCCGCGTACACATCCAAGGAACCGATTCAGCCTCCTCGTGAAATCATTGAGGATATGACCGTTGCGGATGCTTACGCAATTCAGCAATGGCAAGAGAAAGCCTTCGAGGCTAAGGGCGACAAAGTCGTAGGGCGAAAGATTGGCCTGACCTCTCTTGCTATGCAAAAACAGCTCGGCGTTGACAGCCCTGACTTCGGTTTCTTCACGGAGTCCCTACTGTTTAGCTCGGACGAAGCAATCGCGGTAGACCAATTCATTTCTCCAAAGGTCGAGCCGGAACTTGGCTTCAAGCTCGCCAAAGACCTGGCCCCGAATTCGAGCTTCGAGGAAGTTCTCAATGCGATTGAGTCCGTACACCTGGCGATTGAAATCATCGATTCCCGCGTGCGTGACTGGGATATTCGCCTGGTAGATACCGTCGCGGACAATGCGTCCTGCGGTGCCATTGTCCTCGACCCTGAACCAGCGAATATTCCACTAGAAGAGCTCACCGCGGTTCCTGCCCGCATGCTCATCGGCGGCGAGGTAGCGGGTGAAGGCACTGGTGAGGCAGTGATGGGCCACCCGGTAAAACCAATTGCTTGGCTTACGGAAATCCTCGGCGAAATGGGGACCACCCTCAAGGCCGGAGACATCATTTTGTCCGGCAGCTTCTGCGGCGCAGCCCCCGTAGTTGCAGGCCAAGAAGTAATCGTTGATTACGGCCCATACGGAACTTTGACCACCTCCTTTAAGTAG
- a CDS encoding TSUP family transporter, whose product MVHALQHQALALLVRISLAERLRDRRISYTDYCILITSPCPLSGGQARTIMRLPGSVAGAWAVASLSHRGLSVFIGIAVILAMMLSSFGWTPRYNKQNVAIASVASGFLGTSTAIGGPPLALVLKSQQASKMRGTLSATFVTASLVSIGMLMGSGQFNGEIWTVAAMYLPVVLGGLWAATKVSRHIDKARLNKLVVGVSIGAAIALIVKAIFGF is encoded by the coding sequence ATGGTGCACGCGCTACAACACCAAGCGCTTGCACTCTTGGTGCGGATATCGCTCGCCGAACGCCTTCGAGACCGCAGGATTAGCTACACTGACTATTGCATCTTGATTACATCCCCGTGTCCACTTTCCGGGGGTCAGGCCCGTACAATCATGCGTCTGCCTGGCTCCGTCGCCGGCGCCTGGGCGGTGGCATCACTATCGCATCGCGGACTGTCAGTCTTCATTGGTATTGCTGTAATTCTTGCCATGATGCTGTCATCATTCGGATGGACGCCTCGGTACAACAAGCAGAATGTGGCAATCGCCTCGGTGGCCTCAGGTTTCTTAGGAACATCCACTGCCATTGGAGGGCCGCCGCTGGCTCTGGTCCTCAAGAGCCAGCAGGCGTCGAAGATGCGCGGCACGTTGTCAGCTACATTTGTGACCGCCAGCTTGGTCTCAATAGGCATGCTCATGGGGTCGGGTCAGTTTAATGGCGAAATCTGGACCGTGGCCGCCATGTATCTACCCGTAGTTCTAGGCGGTCTGTGGGCCGCCACCAAAGTCAGTAGGCATATCGATAAAGCCAGACTTAACAAACTGGTTGTCGGTGTTTCCATCGGCGCTGCCATCGCATTGATTGTGAAGGCGATATTCGGCTTTTAG